In bacterium, the following proteins share a genomic window:
- a CDS encoding FtsX-like permease family protein, translated as MQQHIEVANQILGTVGWLAIIAAAISLLVGGIGIMNIMVSSVVERTREIGIRTSLGASNRDIFFQFLTESVVLSLMGCLIGCFLGIGATLAIEVLNHQPKLLAPEFIVLSILISILVGILSGLYPALRASSFDPVDALRYE; from the coding sequence ATGCAACAACATATTGAAGTAGCCAATCAAATTTTGGGGACTGTGGGTTGGCTTGCCATTATTGCTGCCGCTATATCTCTATTGGTGGGAGGAATAGGTATTATGAATATAATGGTTTCTTCAGTAGTCGAAAGGACAAGGGAGATTGGAATCAGAACATCTTTAGGGGCAAGCAATAGAGATATCTTCTTTCAATTTTTGACCGAGAGTGTAGTGCTTAGCCTAATGGGATGCCTCATTGGTTGCTTTTTAGGGATTGGAGCGACATTGGCTATCGAGGTGTTGAATCATCAACCCAAATTGTTAGCTCCAGAGTTTATAGTCCTATCTATTCTTATCTCCATCTTGGTGGGTATTCTTTCTGGTCTATATCCGGCACTCCGTGCTTCATCATTCGATCCAGTTGATGCCTTAAGGTATGAATAG
- a CDS encoding ABC transporter permease: MNLLVNIRIAFRSLGANKLRTALTLLGIIIGVSAVVIVGSTGMSGKKAIVKELESFGLSSLRVWRSWGDRPPGEGAERLEAAINYDDLEAIVKECDKVKRVAPLCGDLMAWARYRGEYSKAQWIATTPDYNEINSD; encoded by the coding sequence ATGAACTTATTAGTGAACATAAGGATTGCCTTCAGAAGTTTAGGGGCTAATAAATTACGAACGGCTTTAACTTTATTAGGAATAATCATTGGAGTATCAGCAGTGGTTATAGTAGGCTCTACAGGAATGAGTGGCAAAAAGGCCATTGTGAAAGAATTAGAATCATTCGGTCTTTCTTCCTTAAGGGTATGGCGTAGCTGGGGAGATAGACCTCCTGGAGAGGGAGCTGAAAGACTTGAGGCAGCCATTAATTATGACGACTTAGAAGCTATTGTTAAGGAATGCGATAAGGTCAAGAGAGTTGCTCCTTTATGTGGTGATCTGATGGCTTGGGCCCGTTATCGTGGAGAATATTCTAAGGCCCAGTGGATAGCCACTACCCCTGATTACAACGAGATAAATAGCGATTAA
- a CDS encoding ABC transporter ATP-binding protein, with protein sequence MIIELFSIKKVYQMNSIEITAIDDISLLIEEGSFVAIMGASGSGKSTLLYVIGCLTRPTSGSYRLEETDVSKLSDLELSKIRSRKIGFIFQSFNLLPRMSLQENVEVPLIYSRCLSNERRKRVNSALSMVGLANRADHHPNQLSGGEQQRGAIARALVNNPSIILADEPTGNLDSSAAKEVMETLSRLNQDGRTILMATHNEENSRFASRIIRLKDGKTVGV encoded by the coding sequence ATGATTATTGAGCTTTTTAGCATTAAGAAAGTCTATCAGATGAATTCAATAGAAATAACAGCCATAGATGATATCTCTTTATTAATAGAAGAAGGTAGTTTTGTAGCAATTATGGGAGCCTCGGGGTCTGGTAAATCGACCCTACTCTATGTTATTGGCTGCCTTACAAGGCCTACTTCAGGAAGCTATCGGTTAGAAGAAACTGATGTTAGTAAATTGTCCGATTTGGAACTCTCTAAGATTCGTTCAAGGAAGATAGGTTTTATCTTTCAGTCTTTCAATCTCTTACCGAGGATGAGTCTACAGGAGAATGTTGAAGTTCCACTAATCTATTCTAGATGTCTAAGTAATGAGCGTAGAAAACGGGTTAACTCAGCCCTTTCAATGGTTGGGTTAGCCAATCGGGCAGATCATCACCCGAATCAACTTTCAGGGGGTGAGCAACAAAGGGGAGCCATTGCCAGGGCGTTAGTCAATAATCCATCTATTATCCTGGCCGATGAACCAACAGGCAATTTAGATAGCTCTGCAGCTAAAGAGGTAATGGAAACCTTGAGTAGATTGAATCAGGATGGAAGAACCATCTTGATGGCTACCCACAATGAAGAGAACAGTCGATTTGCCTCTCGAATAATCAGATTGAAGGACGGAAAGACAGTAGGGGTGTAA
- a CDS encoding efflux RND transporter periplasmic adaptor subunit, giving the protein MSYKKITLSFTLSLIVFLILCAIGWWFWQNIFHSCSEDPKVKTVQVKRGRITTIISGVGRVESAQVTTLRANITGMIKDILVKEGDMVKRHQELIKFDIDETENKLLQAKNNLSLAIIEVESSRQQLENTKELYRADAVSKLQLDTDQRQYDKAVVQQKQAEEELKFAKILFDKLSCRSVQEGTVMSKEVENGQTVHPGEPLLTIADTNRLQIKVEVDEIDALKVKVGQRVFVAAEVLPDKELSGRVIWIAPSAKRKNNSTIVEAIVKLTQDIPLLKIGMQVDINFIISDKEDVLCLPVKGIIRENNKSYVFLYQDGVAFRREIKTGLSNFESIEIISGLNAGDEIIITEGYKIKPGDKVVKE; this is encoded by the coding sequence ATGAGTTATAAGAAAATTACTTTAAGTTTTACTTTAAGTTTAATAGTGTTTCTCATCCTTTGTGCAATTGGTTGGTGGTTTTGGCAGAATATTTTTCATTCTTGTTCTGAGGATCCAAAAGTAAAGACTGTTCAGGTAAAAAGAGGTAGAATCACTACTATAATATCTGGAGTAGGTCGAGTGGAGTCAGCACAAGTGACTACACTCAGGGCTAATATCACGGGCATGATTAAAGATATATTGGTTAAAGAAGGGGATATGGTTAAAAGGCATCAGGAATTGATTAAATTTGATATTGATGAAACCGAGAATAAACTGCTCCAGGCGAAAAATAACCTATCTTTGGCCATAATTGAGGTGGAAAGTAGTAGACAACAACTTGAAAACACTAAAGAACTTTATCGGGCTGACGCAGTTTCAAAACTCCAGTTGGATACAGACCAAAGACAATATGACAAGGCTGTAGTTCAACAGAAACAAGCTGAAGAAGAACTTAAATTCGCCAAAATACTCTTTGATAAACTCTCTTGCCGCTCAGTTCAGGAAGGAACAGTAATGTCTAAGGAGGTAGAAAATGGACAAACAGTTCATCCTGGAGAACCTCTACTTACTATTGCCGACACCAACAGACTCCAGATAAAGGTTGAGGTGGATGAAATAGATGCCCTTAAGGTAAAGGTAGGACAGAGGGTTTTTGTAGCGGCAGAAGTTCTCCCCGATAAAGAACTTTCAGGTAGGGTCATTTGGATTGCCCCTTCTGCCAAAAGAAAGAATAATTCTACCATAGTTGAGGCTATAGTTAAATTGACTCAAGATATTCCACTTCTTAAGATTGGTATGCAGGTAGATATCAATTTTATCATTTCCGATAAAGAAGATGTTCTCTGTCTACCGGTGAAGGGAATCATTCGCGAAAACAACAAAAGTTATGTCTTTCTTTATCAAGATGGCGTGGCTTTTAGAAGAGAGATTAAAACAGGCCTCTCTAACTTTGAGTCAATAGAGATTATCTCTGGATTGAACGCCGGTGATGAGATAATCATTACTGAAGGATACAAAATAAAGCCTGGAGATAAGGTGGTCAAAGAATGA
- a CDS encoding TolC family protein, which translates to MDGYEPSQRIKQEVKKEVREAWNSLESAKKRIQIMKENVSLAEENLKIAQLQYKLGMITINEVADCQLTLKKTSTKYIGALIDWQIAKARLQKAVGKDEL; encoded by the coding sequence TTGGACGGTTATGAACCGTCCCAAAGAATAAAACAAGAGGTCAAAAAGGAAGTAAGGGAAGCTTGGAATTCTCTTGAGTCAGCTAAAAAGAGAATTCAGATAATGAAGGAGAATGTCTCTTTGGCCGAGGAAAATCTAAAGATAGCTCAACTCCAGTATAAATTAGGGATGATTACTATCAATGAGGTAGCTGACTGTCAGCTTACTTTGAAGAAAACATCTACTAAATACATAGGGGCTTTAATAGACTGGCAGATAGCCAAAGCAAGATTACAGAAAGCGGTAGGTAAAGATGAGTTATAA
- a CDS encoding LysM peptidoglycan-binding domain-containing protein produces MEKRRILKSIAALIIALSLITTPLGTGLWANDMVYTIKKGDTLWDIAKTHMGNPYAWRKLWKYDGNTYIKNPHWIYPGNTVAIPVGEKMVTIKQSVLDELKASLLACESTNEAILKEKEAVVAEKEAEIARLTEDIENLKLGLDSCEEEYGLVERQLRDKEQELNKLYVQVGELRSKSDQLAKELYEKEALVAKQAQTMKEQVEKIEELDVHFWQEKNLFQFLAFGLAAGAIVLSSAE; encoded by the coding sequence ATGGAAAAACGGCGAATTCTAAAATCAATCGCAGCTTTAATCATAGCCCTAAGTCTTATTACCACTCCCCTTGGGACAGGATTATGGGCTAACGACATGGTCTATACCATCAAGAAAGGAGATACCCTGTGGGACATAGCTAAAACCCACATGGGCAATCCTTATGCCTGGCGGAAATTGTGGAAGTATGACGGCAATACCTATATCAAAAATCCTCACTGGATATATCCGGGCAATACGGTGGCTATTCCCGTGGGGGAAAAGATGGTTACTATTAAACAGTCTGTGCTTGATGAGTTAAAGGCCAGCCTGCTGGCTTGTGAGTCAACCAATGAGGCTATCCTTAAAGAAAAGGAAGCCGTGGTAGCTGAGAAAGAGGCTGAAATAGCCAGACTGACGGAAGATATAGAAAACCTTAAATTAGGACTGGATAGTTGTGAGGAGGAGTATGGATTAGTCGAGAGACAGTTGAGGGATAAAGAACAAGAGTTGAATAAGCTTTATGTCCAGGTGGGAGAACTGAGGTCAAAATCAGACCAGTTGGCCAAAGAGCTTTATGAAAAGGAGGCCCTGGTGGCCAAGCAAGCTCAGACTATGAAGGAGCAGGTAGAGAAGATAGAGGAGTTGGATGTCCATTTCTGGCAGGAGAAAAACCTCTTTCAGTTTTTGGCTTTTGGCTTAGCCGCCGGCGCAATTGTTCTCAGCTCGGCTGAGTAA
- the pilM gene encoding type IV pilus assembly protein PilM, with the protein MLRKSIIGLDIGTSSIKVVQLKISSSGVYLKKKGMKKYSYPLDPGIEDNKKIIAETICELFKECGLRSKRVVLGIPGYWGVIKSVSLPTKDKKKVKKIVELNIGDYLQLPLDKIHYDWQSIKSEEKRSDLLVAACKREALESYLSIIEMAGLLPSIVSLTPLAIFKAYQFNPPPEEAAALIEIGSRRTELIITKGSRFLFSRCIGKSSDSLTQKIKEVFGIDFKEAEELKKRRGLVKANEARDDNLSRLGKVSHRWLTDLTEEIDYSFRAFEKKHPGVEVKRVLLSGGGAEMANLVDKMEEELNLPVQIINPLQKAKFDHSALSFPGYRFLPAFGLALFGVDKRAINLLPKKKSNPWIPPKKILMASPALVPLVLLFILAIITFDLKGKESRVEQINQRLVAIEEEVNKVRLLKRKLALAEGLKGSSVSSLEILKELNRIIPDKVWLTELSLKGDRLNLSTQSLRDSDVADLLQALNNSPYFKETKLVSSGLTKIEDREVTESRINCSLR; encoded by the coding sequence ATGCTAAGAAAATCCATTATTGGCTTAGATATTGGCACCTCTTCTATTAAGGTCGTTCAATTAAAGATATCTTCTTCCGGAGTCTATCTTAAGAAGAAAGGGATGAAAAAATATTCCTATCCTCTTGATCCAGGGATAGAGGACAATAAAAAAATTATTGCTGAGACCATCTGTGAGCTTTTCAAAGAGTGCGGCCTTAGATCAAAGAGAGTAGTCCTTGGTATTCCAGGATACTGGGGAGTGATTAAATCAGTAAGCCTTCCCACCAAAGATAAGAAGAAGGTCAAGAAGATCGTTGAACTCAATATTGGAGACTACCTTCAACTTCCCTTAGATAAGATTCACTATGACTGGCAGAGCATCAAAAGTGAGGAGAAAAGATCAGATCTTCTTGTGGCCGCCTGCAAGAGGGAAGCCCTGGAAAGCTATCTTTCTATCATAGAGATGGCAGGCCTTCTGCCCTCAATCGTTAGTCTTACCCCCCTGGCTATCTTCAAGGCATACCAGTTCAATCCACCTCCTGAGGAGGCAGCAGCCCTTATCGAAATAGGGAGCAGGAGGACAGAGCTTATCATTACTAAAGGCAGCCGATTCCTCTTCTCAAGATGTATTGGTAAGAGCAGTGATTCACTTACTCAGAAGATCAAAGAGGTCTTTGGGATAGACTTTAAGGAGGCGGAAGAGTTGAAGAAGAGGCGTGGTCTTGTAAAGGCCAATGAGGCAAGAGATGATAATCTATCCCGGTTAGGTAAGGTTAGTCATAGATGGTTGACAGATTTGACTGAGGAGATTGACTATTCATTTCGTGCCTTCGAGAAGAAACATCCAGGAGTTGAAGTCAAAAGAGTCCTTTTGAGTGGTGGAGGTGCAGAGATGGCAAATTTAGTCGATAAGATGGAGGAGGAACTGAATTTGCCTGTTCAGATCATAAACCCGCTTCAGAAGGCAAAATTTGATCACTCGGCTCTCTCTTTTCCTGGTTACCGCTTTCTTCCTGCATTTGGTCTAGCCCTCTTTGGAGTGGATAAAAGGGCCATCAACCTTCTTCCAAAAAAGAAATCCAATCCATGGATTCCGCCAAAGAAAATCCTAATGGCCTCCCCGGCCTTAGTCCCTTTAGTCCTCCTCTTTATTCTGGCCATTATCACCTTTGATCTAAAAGGGAAAGAATCAAGGGTTGAACAGATAAATCAGAGGCTTGTAGCAATTGAGGAAGAGGTGAACAAGGTTCGACTTCTGAAAAGAAAACTGGCCTTAGCGGAAGGCCTTAAAGGAAGTAGCGTATCCTCCTTAGAGATTCTAAAGGAACTAAACCGGATAATTCCGGATAAGGTCTGGCTGACTGAATTATCCCTTAAAGGAGACAGGCTTAATTTATCAACCCAGAGCTTGAGGGATTCAGATGTGGCCGATCTACTCCAGGCCCTAAACAACTCTCCCTATTTCAAAGAGACCAAGCTTGTCTCAAGCGGGCTCACAAAGATTGAAGACAGAGAGGTAACAGAGTCTCGAATAAACTGCTCCTTAAGATAG
- a CDS encoding helix-hairpin-helix domain-containing protein has product MKRKREDGVSLILVLWISVILTVTVLSFASFIRLQLKITRNQTERLKAYYIAEAGINQAILELRKDNNKYDALNEKWSTNEEAYEGILFGEGEYNVQVIDEESKLNINLPLQEEEDKKTFKVMLFFLPEIKEDQVEVIINYRKERGIFKSIDEVSSLKGMNMKTFLGIKDLITVYSFDEKDKTKINLNQAVREELKTKLRITYKEADDIIKHRPYRHLTDLLEVDWMNKNRLIQLIDRVTVKGSKIAPGRININTAGEEVLGALGFDPGVVKLILQRREESPFNSLPDLMALPVIDLKRLKRLNLDLMATHSHTFTIDSMATLHNTIVRIRAVVRRDLPYQGRPPKISILYWKTL; this is encoded by the coding sequence ATGAAAAGAAAGAGAGAAGATGGAGTATCTCTAATCCTTGTCCTCTGGATATCAGTCATCCTGACTGTCACTGTCCTGAGTTTCGCCTCCTTCATAAGGCTCCAGTTAAAGATCACCAGGAATCAAACAGAGAGATTAAAAGCTTACTATATCGCCGAGGCGGGTATTAACCAAGCCATCCTGGAGTTAAGAAAAGACAACAATAAGTATGATGCCCTTAATGAGAAGTGGTCTACCAACGAGGAGGCCTATGAAGGTATCCTATTTGGTGAAGGAGAATACAATGTCCAGGTCATTGATGAAGAAAGTAAGCTTAATATAAACCTTCCTCTTCAGGAGGAAGAAGATAAGAAGACATTTAAGGTAATGCTTTTTTTCTTGCCTGAGATTAAAGAAGACCAGGTAGAAGTCATCATCAATTATAGAAAGGAAAGAGGCATCTTCAAGTCAATAGATGAGGTGTCTTCACTTAAGGGAATGAATATGAAGACATTCTTAGGGATAAAAGACCTTATTACCGTTTATTCATTTGATGAGAAGGATAAAACAAAGATCAATCTTAACCAGGCCGTAAGGGAGGAGTTAAAGACCAAATTGAGAATAACCTATAAGGAGGCTGATGATATCATCAAACACCGCCCTTACCGTCACCTCACCGACCTACTTGAAGTTGACTGGATGAATAAGAATAGATTAATTCAACTAATTGATCGGGTTACCGTTAAAGGGAGCAAGATAGCCCCGGGCCGAATAAATATCAATACGGCTGGCGAGGAGGTCTTAGGGGCCTTAGGGTTTGATCCGGGGGTCGTAAAATTAATCCTCCAACGAAGAGAGGAATCCCCATTCAATTCTCTTCCTGATCTTATGGCCCTTCCCGTTATAGACCTAAAGCGCTTAAAACGATTAAATTTAGACCTAATGGCTACCCATTCTCACACTTTCACCATAGACTCAATGGCTACCTTACATAATACCATAGTAAGGATAAGGGCCGTGGTCAGACGGGATCTACCCTACCAGGGCAGACCTCCTAAGATCTCAATTCTATATTGGAAAACACTCTAA